CGATGGGTTCGACATGGGGGTGGGGATGCTCACCCGTTTCCTCGGTCGTAACGACACCGAACGTCGAATTATGATTAACTCTATCGCTCCACACTGGGACGGTAACCAGGTGTGGTTGATCACCGCGGGCGGTGCGTTGTTTGCTGCCTGGCCGATGGTTTACGCCGCGGCGTTCTCCGGTTTCTATGTGGCGATGATCCTGGTGCTGGCGTCTTTGTTCTTCCGTCCGGTCGGTTTTGATTACCGTTCCAAGATTGAAGACCCGCGCTGGCGCAACATGTGGGACTGGGGCGTGTTCATCGGTAGCTTTGTGCCGCCGCTGGTGATTGGCGTGGCCTTTGGCAACCTGTTGCAGGGCGTACCGTTCCACGTGGATGAGTATCTGCGTCTGTACTACACCGGTAACTTCTTCCAGTTGCTGAACCCGTTTGGTCTGCTGGCGGGTATCGTAAGCGTAGGGATGATCATCACGCAGGGGGCGACTTACCTGCAAATGCGCACCGTTGGCGAACTGCACCTGCGCGCGCGCGCCACCTCGCAGATTGCGGCGCTGGTGACATTAGTGTGCTTTGCGCTGGCGGGCGTTTGGGTAATGTATGGTATTGATGGTTATGTCGTGACATCCGCGATTGATCATCATGCCGCCTCTAACCCGCTGACTAAAGAAGTGGCGCGTGAAGCTGGCGCCTGGCTGGTGAACTTTAATAATGCTCCGATCCTGTGGTTGGTTCCGGCTCTGGGCGTGGTTCTGCCGCTGCTGACTATCCTGACTTCCCGTATGGAGAAAGGCGCGTGGGCATTCCTGTTCTCTTCGCTGACCCTGGCCTGCATTATTCTGACGGCGGGTATCGCTATGTTCCCATTTGTGATGCCGTCCAGCACGATGATGAATGCCAGCCTGACCATGTGGGATGCGACATCCAGCCAGATGACGCTGAACCTGATGACCTGGGTTGCGGCGGTGTTCGTACCGATCATTCTGATCTACACCAGCTGGTGTTACTGGAAAATGTTCGGTCGTATCACTAAAGAACATATTGAAAGCAACACCCACTCTCTGTACTAAGTAAGGAGCTTAAAATGTGGTATTTCGCATGGATTCTGGGAACGCTTCTTGCCTGTGCATTCGGGATCATTACCGCCCTGGCGCTTGAGCACGTTGAAGCGGGTAAAACCGGTCAAGAAGAAAGCTAATGATTCATATTGTCGCTATGCAATATACAAAATCATTTAAGTTGCATCGCGGCGGCAAGGCTGCGAATCCCCAGGAGCTTACATCAGTAAGTGACTGGGGTGTGCAGCCGCAGCCAACAAAGAGGCAGCTTAGAGGATGAAGTATATTTATGCGGTAATGGACAAGCGCCCGTTAAGGGCGCTTTCCTTCGTGATGGCGATAGTGCTGGCAGGATGTATGTTCTGGGACCCGTCACGGTTTGCCGCCAGGACCAGCACGCTTGAAATCTGGCACGGATTATTGCTGATGTGGGCGGTTTGCGCAGGCATAATCCACGGTGTGGGTTTTCGCCCTGAATCCGTACACTGGCAAGGGATTTTTTGTCCGCTCCTTGCGGATATCGTCCTTATCGTCGGCCTGATTTTCTTCTTCTTGTGAATAAGAAACCTCCTTAAAAATATAGGGGCTTGCATAAGCCCATATATTTTTACTCTCCCTTAACTTCCCCCCATTCCCAAGCCTCATTCCCACGCGTATAGTAGCAACGTTTAAAAGCTCTACTTTTGTTGCATTACCGGGATGTAAAGTGAATACAAGGCGATATACAACGGCATTCTTGAGGCATTACGGCGGCAAGCGGATGACGCCAACAAAGAGGCTGCAGGGATGAATAAGTATATGTTTCGATGGCCAATTCGAGTTTATTACGAAGACACGGACGCCGGCGGTGTGGTTTATCACGCCAGCTATGTCGCTTTTTATGAAAGAGCGCGCACGGAGATGCTGCGTCACCATCACTTCAGCCAACAGGTGCTGCTGGCGGAGCGGGTCGCCTTTGTGGTGCGCAAGATGACGCTGGAATACTATGCGCCTGCGCGGCTCGACGATATGCTTGAAGTTCAAACAGAAATTACGTCAATGCGTGGCACCGCTTTGGTTTTCACGCAACGCATTGTCAACGCAGAGAACACGCTGCTAAATGAAGCAGAGGTTCTGATTGTTTGCGTTGATCCACTCAAAATGAAGCCTCGTGCGCTTCCTAAGTCTATTGTCGCGGAGTTTAAGCAGTGACTGACATGAATATCCTTGATTTGTTCCTGAAGGCAAGCCTTCTGGTTAAACTTATCATGTTGATTTTGATTGGTTTTTCAATAGCATCCTGGGCCATCATTATCCAGCGAACGCGTATTCTGAACGCCGCTGCGCGTGAGGCGGAAGCGTTTGAAGATAAATTCTGGTCCGGAATCGAACTATCGCGTCTGTACCAGGAAAGCCAGGGGAGACGCGATAGTCTGTCGGGCTCGGAACAAATCTTTTATAGCGGGTTCAAAGAGTTTGTCCGGCTCCATCGCGCCAACAGCCATGCGCCGGAGGCAGTGGTAGAGGGGGCGTCGCGTGCGATGCGCATCTCCATGAACCGAGAGCTGGAAACGCTGGAAACGCATATCCCGTTTCTTGGCACGGTAGGCTCTATCAGTCCTTATATCGGTCTGTTTGGCACCGTATGGGGGATTATGCATGCGTTTATCGCCCTGGGCGCGGTGAAACAGGCGACTCTGCAAATGGTTGCGCCGGGTATTGCCGAAGCATTGATTGCCACGGCGATTGGTCTGTTTGCCGCCATCCCTGCGGTTATGGCTTACAACCGACTGAATCAGCGCGTGAACAAGCTGGAACTGAATTACGACAACTTTATGGAAGAGTTCACCGCGATTCTGCACCGCCAGGCGTTTACCGTAAGCGAAAGCAACAAGGGGTAAGCCATGGCCAGAACGCGTGGACGAGGTCGTCGCGAACTTAAGTCCGAAATCAATATTGTACCGCTGCTCGACGTACTGTTGGTGCTGCTGCTGATCTTTATGGCAACCGCGCCGATCATTACCCAGAGCGTGGAAGTCGACTTGCCCGAGGCGAATCAGTCGCAGGCGGTCAGTAGTAACGACGATCCACCGGTCATTATTGAGGTTTCCGGAGTAGGGCAATACAGCGTAGTGGTTGATAAAGATCGAATGGATCAACTGCCGTCTGAACAGGTGATCGCAGAAGTAAAGCGTCATCTGCAGGCTAATCCGAAAACAGTCTTTTTAATCGGCGGCGCGAAAGAGGTGCCGTACGATGAAATAATTAAAGCGCTGAACTTGTTACACAGCGCGGGCGTAAAATCGGTTGGCTTAATGACGCAGCCAATCTGAAGTCTGCGTCCCGTTGGCTTGAAAGACGGCGAGTAACAGGCGAACAGTTTTTTGGGAACCGAGAGTGTCAAAGGCAACCGAACAAAACGACAAGCTCAAACGGGCGATAATTATTTCAGCCGTGCTGCATATCATCTTATTTGCAGTGCTGATCTGGAGTTCGTTTGATGAGCATATAGAGGCTTCTGCCGGCGGCGGCGGTGGTTCCGCTATCGACGCGGTGATGGTCGATCCTGGCGCCGTTGTGCAGCAGTACAACCGTCAGCAGGATCAACAGGCCAGCGCCAGACGCGCGGAAGAAGAGCGTAAAAAGCTGCAACAGCAGCAAGCAGAGGAGCTGCAGCAGAAGCAGGCTGCTGAACAGGAGCGGTTGAAACAACTTGAGAAAGAACGTTTAGCGGCTCAGGAGCAGCAAAAGCAGGCTGAAGAAGCGGCAAAACTGGCGCAACAGCAGCAGCAACAGGCCGAAGAAGCG
This DNA window, taken from Salmonella enterica subsp. enterica serovar Typhimurium str. LT2, encodes the following:
- the cydB gene encoding cytochrome d terminal oxidase polypeptide subunit II (similar to E. coli cytochrome d terminal oxidase polypeptide subunit II (AAC73828.1); Blastp hit to AAC73828.1 (379 aa), 92% identity in aa 1 - 379); translated protein: MIDYEVLRFIWWLLVGILLIGFAVTDGFDMGVGMLTRFLGRNDTERRIMINSIAPHWDGNQVWLITAGGALFAAWPMVYAAAFSGFYVAMILVLASLFFRPVGFDYRSKIEDPRWRNMWDWGVFIGSFVPPLVIGVAFGNLLQGVPFHVDEYLRLYYTGNFFQLLNPFGLLAGIVSVGMIITQGATYLQMRTVGELHLRARATSQIAALVTLVCFALAGVWVMYGIDGYVVTSAIDHHAASNPLTKEVAREAGAWLVNFNNAPILWLVPALGVVLPLLTILTSRMEKGAWAFLFSSLTLACIILTAGIAMFPFVMPSSTMMNASLTMWDATSSQMTLNLMTWVAAVFVPIILIYTSWCYWKMFGRITKEHIESNTHSLY
- the ybgT gene encoding putative outer membrane lipoprotein; amino-acid sequence: MWYFAWILGTLLACAFGIITALALEHVEAGKTGQEES
- the ybgE gene encoding putative inner membrane lipoprotein (similar to E. coli orf, hypothetical protein (AAC73829.1); Blastp hit to AAC73829.1 (97 aa), 89% identity in aa 8 - 96), which translates into the protein MKYIYAVMDKRPLRALSFVMAIVLAGCMFWDPSRFAARTSTLEIWHGLLLMWAVCAGIIHGVGFRPESVHWQGIFCPLLADIVLIVGLIFFFL
- the ybgC gene encoding putative esterase (similar to E. coli orf, hypothetical protein (AAC73830.1); Blastp hit to AAC73830.1 (134 aa), 92% identity in aa 1 - 134); translation: MNKYMFRWPIRVYYEDTDAGGVVYHASYVAFYERARTEMLRHHHFSQQVLLAERVAFVVRKMTLEYYAPARLDDMLEVQTEITSMRGTALVFTQRIVNAENTLLNEAEVLIVCVDPLKMKPRALPKSIVAEFKQ
- the tolQ gene encoding tol protein, membrane-spanning inner membrane protein (required for outer membrane integrity, uptake of group A colicins, and translocation of phage DNA to cytoplasm; similar to E. coli inner membrane protein, membrane-spanning, maintains integrity of cell envelope; tolerance to group A colicins (AAC73831.1); Blastp hit to AAC73831.1 (230 aa), 97% identity in aa 1 - 230), whose protein sequence is MTDMNILDLFLKASLLVKLIMLILIGFSIASWAIIIQRTRILNAAAREAEAFEDKFWSGIELSRLYQESQGRRDSLSGSEQIFYSGFKEFVRLHRANSHAPEAVVEGASRAMRISMNRELETLETHIPFLGTVGSISPYIGLFGTVWGIMHAFIALGAVKQATLQMVAPGIAEALIATAIGLFAAIPAVMAYNRLNQRVNKLELNYDNFMEEFTAILHRQAFTVSESNKG
- the tolR gene encoding tol protein, role in outer membrane integrity (uptake of group A colicins (TonB independent), and translocation of phage DNA to cytoplasm; similar to E. coli putative inner membrane protein, involved in the tonB-independent uptake of group A colicins (AAC73832.1); Blastp hit to AAC73832.1 (142 aa), 85% identity in aa 1 - 142), with product MARTRGRGRRELKSEINIVPLLDVLLVLLLIFMATAPIITQSVEVDLPEANQSQAVSSNDDPPVIIEVSGVGQYSVVVDKDRMDQLPSEQVIAEVKRHLQANPKTVFLIGGAKEVPYDEIIKALNLLHSAGVKSVGLMTQPI